The DNA sequence TTTGGATTCGCTGCCATTTTTAACATCAAGTGTATTGATCTTGTTGGAGGGATTCAGAGTATCAAAGCTTATGATTCTTTCAAAGCAATCCTCAAGTCCAAGCCTTTGGAGTGCCCGAACTGCATGACTATGGTCTGCATTTGTAAAAATCTGAAAAGGGGTAAAACAAAGAAAACTTCATCATCATTATCTAATCAGATATTACTTTCACAATAGTATATTGAAAAATAGAGAGGACCTTACCACTTTCCTAATAGGGAGGCTTTGCAAAGTACCCCTTAGAACTGGATCTGGTTTCAGCAAGTGATATGGCAATCTCCCATGAACAAATCTGTACAACACAAAATTGTTTTAGATACCTATTTAAAATAATTCAACTTGATTAAAATGAATGTGAAGAACAATAAAATGGACAAACAAATGTGTGTGTTACCTATGAAAGTCATCATAGTCAAAGTCATAGCCAATTGCCTGGAAGGATATAATAGaagacaaaagggaaatgacttGTTCATTTATCAACAACTGTAAAAGTATATTTAATAAATAGATCAAATATAAGGTTGATTAAATAATACCCTCAGACCAGCCATTGTTGTCCCATAAATCTTATATAATGATTGGTTCACTTCAGGGAGTTCAGCAGGCTCCATACCAAGCTTTTGTAGCATATACTCTGAGCAATGCAAGCATAATAACACTTTCAGATTCAAAAACAGGTCATTTTTTAGACACACACACAAAAACAAAACCAAATATATCAAACAACCCGGTACCTTCAATGTTCTTTGCTGTCTGAGCCGACAACCCAGAACTGTAAGGATAAAGGGTGTCATCAAGATCTGCAAATCATCAAACCAAAGCAAGTTATATATAAGACAGCATCATGAATGATGCAAGTaagaaaacaaaaggaaaattcAGCAGTGATCCTTAAAAGGCTTACCAAATAAAAGACAGTCATATTTTGCCTTTGAAACCTCCTGGAACTGATGTCCATTTTCCATTTTGACTTAAGAGTTCAGTTTGATATGCctaattgtaaaataaatataaataaataagagcATTTTAACAATAGAACCCTtcagattaaaaaataaataaatatcaacTTGGAGTACCTATATGAATTTCCATATCAAAAACTAACAActtcataaacaaataaacaatTGATAACTAAAAGCTTTGCACAGAAACAAGGATTTGGATCATCTAAGGTGGGTAGTTACTAATTAATTCCCACTTTAGACGATCTCAATCCAAAAAGAACTCTATTAAGCATAAGCCGAAAcccattacagaagagggaAAATTAACATATACCCAAAAGCCGAAGTCACTATCCGAAAAAAGTAACAGTTGAAACGGGAAAAAGTTTCTGTTTTTACAAAGTAGAGTAAGTGGGGTGTGGAAGAAATGCAGATCCAATAATGGAAAACTTACAGGGAAAAAGGATGAATTGGATTTCCGCAGGGGAGAAAAATGAGAGAGAAGTGAGAATGGAGAATTGAAGTGAGAAGGGGAAGGTTGAAACTTTaaatagaaagaagaaacaCTGAACAGTGCGCCGTTGAAAATATGAAACAGATTCTTGGAGAATCGCGTTCGTAGAAAGCGATTGTTGGTCACTCTTAACTCTTCTAGAACGACGACGTTTGGAATAGCTTGTTGAATGtcaaaatctaattaaaaataaaattaagaattaaatatttaattcgGACTTAGTATGAATTCGTGTCCAACTTTTTTGCTAAAATACTATttgttatatataatttataaaaaatactattttattattttaaaaatttaaacttaaatATCTTATTTAAGTTATAAACCTCATATTATCACAActaatttgttttttatttttatatttattttaataaatatctaTTGATTTACTAGTATctattataacaaaaaaatttcgtggttttctttaaaaatataattttatgcaTTGTCATtgcaaaataaattttatacgtatatttaattatgtattgttatgttagtaaaaataattattttttatataaattatttaaatgataatgcaaaaaaaatactgaaataattgtataaaatattttatattattaatatattaaaattaaactacaaaaattaattattaattattcacTTTGGGATATACTAAtctttttcacaaaaataatattattttgaactatgtctcaaaaaataaataattcaatattGGGCTgtctttcttttatatatatatatatatatatattgtttatatattagaaatagagaaattttatgtgtatattaaaaattaactattaacataaaataaatattaaaatataaaatatatattaaaaataaattaaataatatatttatttatttaaatatatagtggtgatttttaatatataaatagaaaaatacttCATCAGTTGGAATGAACTACATGCATTTAACCTTATACTAATTAACATTATGAGAATAGATTAcagaaataaatataaaaatatgatagatactcatatatatatcaaattgtTTCTAtgcgaaaataattaataaaaattattaaataataatttagttaaacatgttaaattattttataatttttatatattgttttcacataaaaaaattaaagtagtcacctaaaaatatttaacatccgataaaaaaatctttttaaaaaattattgttgtAATATCATTCCACCCTTGTTTAACTCTATTTCTTTAAATATTTCTATGTAGAAAAAGGATAATTTAAACATCAATATacattatattaaataatttagttatatatgttaaattatttaataacttCTATTATAGGGAGCTAATGGCCTAAGCGTATAAtatgtacaatggaggtttaggaagtattagagatataacatTAGTGTTATATTGTCCTGTCAGGTTACGTTTTTTGGATGAGTGGGTTCATAACATTGTATTAGACTTCTAGATCCAAAAAGTTAAGAGTTTGATCCTTCGTGAACCCCAAAATCAGTTTAAACTTTTGGAATGAATAATTTTATGACATGatgagatgtttattattcTGAATAATAAGAgtgatgtttattttatttatcgaCCAAAGATTTAGCGTACACTTAGGCCATTAGTTCCCTAGCAATACCCTAAAAATATATCTACGTGAGTAATTATCATTTAATCATgcatgcattttttttttctttttcttccctaCAATTTGGTTGAGCTTTCTCTTTCTGACTTGTACCACGTGGTAGTTCTTACATCTTGACAAGTTATTTCTTCATCTCCAAGTCTCCCATATAACAGTTACAACAACCAACGACCgtgtcttcttcttctgctcaaataattttatacttcGCGGTTCGCATTTGGATTCTCATAcatattttttcatattttttttaaaaagaaactGAAGCAGCCCAATGTAAACATAGGTTtcttaatttgatttattttcatttattatttGTGTGACACGCACTGGCACTGTTTGTGTCAACATTATATGGAATTTATTATTAAGAGAATCAAGTTCCAATTATCACTTGAATTATTGTATCATTAGTGCAATGTTGAATCAATTCTCACTAATAAAGATATATACACGAATGCAggacaaaataaaagaataatagtCTTTTTATCGAAAGTAATATTACACatctttaaattaatttttttaaataatttttagagtttattagttaatatgtcttctaaaaacaaatattaaaattattaattaaaattacttttataaaaaataataaaattttaaattttctattaataattataatctTAAACTATTAATTAGACCCTAAATTTCAAAGCATGAGATGAAATgatttcaaattatatatatacacactcGTTTTTGTGGTCACCAATGACGTCTCAAGTATATGTAATTAACTATGATTCAGCATAGTTTTGTTTGGTACACttaacttttatatattaaaatataatccACTCCTTGATAAACTTCATAAGCTAATAAGCTATATCTAGACAAGAGTTGATACTAAGAATATAATATATTTGTGAAATATTAAATAAGTATAGTTATTAACttacatattattattattattagttgtttattttttatttgagcATTTTCTTTCTAAATCTAAATAGATTAAACGTATATAATACAATAGTTTTTATagttgtgttaatttttaataacataaatttgttcacacataaattaattttttttaaataatattttttttccaaagaTAATAGATtatatttcattaattattaaaaatgaaaTACAAAGATGTCCAAAAGTAGGACAGCATAATAAAAGGTGGGGATTTTCCAAAAACACTACACTGAAGGTATTCATCCAACGGTGCGTGGTCGAAAAACGAAGAAAAATCTTAAAGAAGAAATAAtgataaatcaaattgaatgcACCTAAGAGCTTGTCTCATGGAGATGACGACCTAAACTGGGAGTTCTTTGGATTTCACGGAGCAACTTGACAGATCTTGCTAGAATGACAGACGGCATAGAAGTAGAACCTTCAAAAATCAACTGGTTGCGAGCTTTCGAGCAGTTCCAGCAAATGATGGCAAGCAATTGAGGATTACGGTCAGCATTCTTCAACGGGTTAAGTATCTCTGTTGATGCAGTCCACCATGTCCAAAAGTCGTTAGAACTCTGAGGGGGAAGACAATCACGAAGATAACTCTGAGACCATACGTCTTTAATTCTAGAGCAATCGATCAAACAATAAGTGACTGTTTCGGTGGCTTCATGACAGCAGGGGCATATTGGTGATATAGATGGGATGCGGTGATGAATTTGAGCAAGCACCGGGAGCCGGCCATGGAGAGCTTTCCAGATAAATAGCTTAATTTTGTGAGGCAAGTTCAACTTCCATAGATCAATCCACGGCTTTTTCTGTTGCATATAATTAGGGCAAAGCTCCAGAGGCAGATGGTAAAATAAATAGTCAATTCTGTAACCTGAAGTTGTATCATATTGCTTGGATTTGTTCAAATCCCATTGCAATTTGTCCCTACTCTGCTGAACTTTAACTGACAAAATCCTGTTTGCAACGTCTTGGGGAAATAGCTCTTGAATGAGATTCTGATTCCAATTTCTATCTTCAGTAATTAGATCTTTAACTCTTGGAAATAACTCAGAAATAGCCTGTCTATTTGACATGTCAGAAATCATTAAAGGATACGGATGAGGCAGCCAAGGATTCTCAAAGGTTCAGATATTCTCACTAGTACCCACAGCCCAATTAAGACATTTTTCAACAATCTTTCGGCCTTCCAGTATGCTCCTCCATCCCCAAGAAGGTAAGACTCCAATTTCTGCCGTTATATCATTACCATTGCTAAAGTATTTACCTCTTAAGATTTTGGATAATAAGGAAGTAGGCTGTGTTACAATTCGCCAAAACTGTTTGCCTAAAAGCGCCAGATTTTAGATTTTGAGATCTTTAAATCCAAGGCCTCCTTCTTTTCGTGGGTGAGTCATAGTGTCCCAGCTAATCCAAGCCATCCTCCTTTCAGAACCTTTTTGTCCCCACCAGAACTGATAAAGTAGAGAGTGAATTTCCGAAATTAAACCATCAGGCAACTTGAAGCAAGACAATGTATAAATAGGAATAGCTTCTCCCACTGCCTTAAGCAATACGTGTCTACCACCTGACGAAAGAAGATTGCGCTTCCACTCTTGGATTCTTTTTCGAACCTTTTCTTTGATCATACTAAAAGAAGCCTTTTTTGATTTAGAGACTGTAGAAGGCAAACCAAGGTATTTATCCTGAGCCCCAATATGATTAATATTCATAGAGTTAGCCAGTAGTGTACGAGTAGTGGACGGAGTGTTGTGGCTAAAGAATACAGCAGATTTATTAAGATTTACCCTCTGGCCACTGATGCTTTCATAAGAATTCAATAACTGCAGGATATTTGAACATGCTTCAGGATTAACCTTACAGAATAAAATGGAATCATCAGCAAATAGGAGGTGGTTGACCTTGGGACATTGCCTATGTATCTGAAGACCCTTAATTAGTCTGCTTTGTTCTGCCTTGTGTAACAAGAAGGAGAGACCTTctgcacaaaaaaaaaaagatagggGGATAGAGGATTTTCTTGTCGAATACCTCTATTTGGTTTGAAAAAACCATAAGGTTGTCCTTCCACAATAACAGAATAAGAAACAGTTGTCACTAATTCGCGAATCCACATGAtccaaatttaattatttattttaaataatatgaaAATTAGATATTCATACATAGTGATTATTTATTTTCCTAAATTTAATGGGGGCAATTGTCCCACACAAGTGCATGTTCCTTATCAAATTTGATGAGATATTACGTTTAATTTGCATGTAAAATCATTCCAAAGACGAGGTTTCATGGGCGTTGTTTCCAGAGCTCTGGAAATGCGTTCCTGATATCATGGATGCTCTTCAATGAATGATCTACTCCTGCAGTTTCAATGCAAGTACCCACCTGCATGAATGTAGATATAACTTAATTCGGGTAAATACTTAAATGCAATTGTCTTCAtataaagttaataattaaaaattattagatgatttaacaatttaactaaattatcatttaacgatttttaattatcaacttcacgtgataATTGCATGTGAAATTTTACCTTCCATCTGCAGTAATTAATTAGAAATGTGATTCACGTTATTGTATTTTATCAAGTATATTagttttctttctcttcaaTTTTGTTTTACTATATATTAATACGTACTGAAAagtctatttttgtttttatatttttgatcGATGCACTGATGATCTCATTAAATGTTATTACAATATAATACTTATTATTAGTGGATTAGCATGCACTAAAAACTGaaatagtccatattttattatttattttatattaaaaattagtaaaatattaaagaaaaaattaaattgttaaAGATAGTTATTTATTGTAATTATAATAATGCATCCATGTGATATTTCGTAATTTGAATTTGAACTATTTTACATTAAATTCACAATCTCACACAGTCACACTACATACTATCAGCAtttcatttttaattaattttaatcattATGAATTATATTCTTCATGGAGTGCATAATGTTACTTCTTATCtattaacattttaattttCTACCTAGATTACTcctaaatcaaaacaaaaatgttaagtgtataaaaaaaattaattattatatatttatgtattttaacATAAGAGAAAAGAATGAAAGAAGCATAGAGATAAATAGAAAGAATGATAGAAACACACAAGAGCAAACAATATGGAGTATAAAGTAGAATTGAAGAGTAAAAGGAggtattttaagaaaaataataaaaatatgttgCGTGTGAATTGCACTAGTATTCTAAGGAGtagtaaaattattttcttatttttttgagCGGATGATTGAGTGTGACTTTTTTCACAAGATATATGCTTATTTACTGCCCTAATACACTAAAAAGAGCACTTGAAATTTAGCAAAAAAAAAGTAACCTTTTCTCTCTTTTGAACATGATCATAAATGACATTAAATGTCAAATGGACATATATAGATTCggaggaagaaaaaggaaactAGGTAGTTAGAAAGATGCATGGAAGATTGTAGCTACACTAATGGCTTATTTAATAGATTTATAATTAAGGCAATGTTGGTTGGGGGCAAAAATGGCGGGCTGGCCACCCTGTCCTACCTAGTGAAACCATtcagaaaaattttttttttctcatctaaTGGTAAGTTGACCGGCTAAGttagtcaatttttttattaaattttttattaataaattattaaatattaaataatatatataatttaataactatttcaataactttataatttttaaagatataaaaaaaaattttaaattcataaatattaaagtttttatcattttaaatatataataaatataatattaacaattttttaaaataaaataataaaattaatattataacaaataaaataaatattatctaaaatatataattaaatatctttattttctaaccaatcaaatataaaacataatctaaattattataatttagaatattttcaattatcaaaaAAAGACAGGTCCACCGAAAAAGCTAAGTTCATCCCACCAAGATCAACGAATTAAATAGTGCAAGTTAGacgaatttttttaattataatgattttaaatttttagtttggCCCGCATTTTTTTGACAAGTTATATAGGCAGGCCTCGTGAGTTTCGTCCCATTTGTTAAATCGAATAGAGAAAAGATTATATGAATTAATGTATTGTgtaattaagtttaattataaataaaattcattcatagaccaaatatATATCCTAAGTAGcaaataattaatgaaattgTACTTACTGCGACAGTGTGAATGCCAAAGCTTTTGGCCATCAGTAAGTTGCGGATACTATCATCAAAGAACAGCTGCAAATAccaaattaacaaaaaaaaaaaacatgtaaATCACCCATCTCATCTatcacaaataataataataataataataataataataataataataataataataataataataaagtgaTTAAATTGACATAATTGGTAAAAACTGTTAGagaatttaatataattaactaaATTGTATGAAATAATACGTAACTCACATCTTAAGTATTTTTTCACCTGAAAacatttttatgtaaaaaattaaaccaCCCTACTATGATAATTTGAGATTCATCAATAACATGCATGTATTATATATACTCCCAAAATAAAACAGCAACTAAGACTGACATAGAAAAAagttaatcaaataaaaaatgttaaaatgtAAGGAATTATTACTGGATTAGAGTGCTTACTGTTCTTTGGGGGTCAATATTAGCAATCTTGAAAAGCTTTTGAAATGCATATTCAAAGGGCTTGCAGACAACCGGGGTCCTAGGAAGCACCGTGTCTATATAAGAAGAATCAGGAGGGTTTTTCATATACTCATAAATCTCACATATTCTTGCACTAACTGGCTTTGATTCACCATCAATGCCATGTTGGTAATCATGAGCAGGATCCATTATGTTATTATTAGAGGAATTCAAAGTGTCAAAGTCTATGATTCTCTCAAAGCAGTCCTCTAGTCCAAGCCTTTTAAGCACTCTAACGGCATGAGCATTGTCTGCATTTGTAAAAATCTAAAagcaaaaaatgaaaaaaggataaataaattaaaaaaggtTTAATTACGCTATTAGTCTCTGAAATTTCActgaattttcaattaggtctttatatatatatatatatattttttaattcggTCCCTACACTGTTTTAAATTTGGTAATTAGATcctttttatataaaaaacgttaaaattaacataatatttCATCGCAAATTAAAggtattcataattaaaaaccTAATTTGATATTTGACCGTATAGATTTTGAGAgaaatattctgttaattttaatatttttgacatGAAAATgatctaattacaaaattaaaaataatgtaaaaaactaattaaaaaaaaaatagaatcctaattaaaaatttggtgaaactataaaaattaacagaataattaaactatttaaaAACAAATGGAGAAGTTTTGTGGCTGAAATTTCGTATATGGGTATAGTTTTGGTGTAATGCCTTAAATTGGGATCTGTGAGTGAAATGCAGAAATATATAGTGATAGGCTTCTCCCAATAAGAAGGTTTATTTTAAGTTTCTGGTCATTTGTGAAAAAAGTTTTTTTCTACCagtttgtgaaaaaaaaaaaaaaaagagtttgtAGTCtctaaaaacatattttttgcAAACTGAAATGATAGATTCTACAGAATAGatcttttcaataatttttttaattgtaattttttattatttaatatcttttttcacacattttttcttaatttcactaaaaaaaaaaaactaaacatAATATTTgacaaaacaattaaaaaaaattaagatgaTTCATTCTTATGAATTAACTTTTTGCAAATTGCAAGATACATGCTTTTACATATTGAGTTGATACTTGGATTCAAGTATCTAGCATCTTGGGAGAAACATGCTTGAGTCTCTccat is a window from the Arachis stenosperma cultivar V10309 chromosome 3, arast.V10309.gnm1.PFL2, whole genome shotgun sequence genome containing:
- the LOC130965261 gene encoding uncharacterized protein C24B11.05-like, which translates into the protein MEENNGQDQFHEASKAKYDCLLFDLDDTLYPFSSGMTVQIGEKVIEYVVQKIGIEDVAKVRELCLALYKTYGTVLAGFKAFGHDFDNEEFNSFVHEALPYDDVLKPDPILKDILQNLPLRKIIFTNADNAHAVRVLKRLGLEDCFERIIDFDTLNSSNNNIMDPAHDYQHGIDGESKPVSARICEIYEYMKNPPDSSYIDTVLPRTPVVCKPFEYAFQKLFKIANIDPQRTLFFDDSIRNLLMAKSFGIHTVAVGTCIETAGVDHSLKSIHDIRNAFPELWKQRP
- the LOC130966000 gene encoding uncharacterized protein C24B11.05-like — translated: MENGHQFQEVSKAKYDCLLFDLDDTLYPYSSGLSAQTAKNIEEYMLQKLGMEPAELPEVNQSLYKIYGTTMAGLRAIGYDFDYDDFHRFVHGRLPYHLLKPDPVLRGTLQSLPIRKVIFTNADHSHAVRALQRLGLEDCFERIISFDTLNPSNKINTLDVKNGSESKPVSTGIFDFYEYVRHPGPDVILPKTPVVCKPFEDAFEKVFEIANIDPKRTLFFDDSTRNLLTAKRVGLHTVVVGTSVRTTGIDHALESIHNIREAFPELWEASEKHEIVKYKVAIETSVKA